The following DNA comes from Shinella zoogloeoides.
AAGTCGGCCGGGGCCTTCTTGTCGAGCGGCTTCTTCTTCGCCTTCATGATATTCGGCAGTGAGGCATAACGCGGCTCGTTGAGGCGAAGGTCGGTGGTGACCACTGCCGGAAGCTTGACCTCGATGGTCTGCAGACCGCCGTCGACTTCGCGCGTGACCTGGGCCGAGCCGGAACCGATCTCGACCTTGGAGGCGAAGGTGGCCTGCGCCCAGCCGAGCAGGGCCGAGAGCATCTGGCCGGTCTGGTTCGAGTCGTCGTCGATCGCCTGCTTGCCGACGATGACGAGGCCGGGCTGTTCTGCCTCGGCAACACCCTTGAGGATCTTGGCGACGGCAAGCGGTTCGACGGCGTCGTCCGTCTCGACCAGCACGGCGCGGTCGGCGCCCATGGCGAGCGCGGTGCGCAGCGTCTCTTCGGCCTTGGCAGGGCCGATCGACACCACCACCACTTCCTCGGCCTTGCCCGCCTCCTTCAGACGCAGCGCCTCCTCGACCGAAATCTCGTCGAACGGGTTCATCGACATCTTCACATTGGCAAGCTCGACACCCGAGCCATCAGACTTCACACGGATCTTTACGTTGTAGTCAACAACACGCTTGACTGGGACCAGGATCTTCATGGTGCAATTCCTCCTCGGTTCGTTACATGCGGCCGCGCAGGGCTTCCGGATCGTAGGGCGATTCCGCGATCACGCGGGCCTTGCGCCGCTCGCCGAGGATCGGCACTTCCAGCTCCGTTCCGGGCGTTCCGAGTTCGACCGGCAGCAGCGCGAAGGCGATGTCGTGGCCGACCGTATAGGCATAGCTGCCTGATGTGATGCGCCCGACGAGCTTGCCTTCGTGATAGATACCCTCGTGGATCAGGGAGCTTGCATCCTCCGTGTCGATGGCGATCGTCACCGAGCGCTGCTTCACGCCTTCCTGCTGCTGGTGCACCAGCGCCGCCTTGCCGATGAAATCGCCCTTGTCGAGCCGGATGAAGCGGTCGAGGCTGCTTTCCCAGGCCGTCAGTTCCGGGTTCATGTCGCGATACATGGCGCGGTAGGATTTTTCGAGGCGCAGGGATTCCAGCGCGTGATAACCGATGAGACGCAGGCCGTGCGGCTCGCCCGCAGCAAGAATCGCCTGCAGAAGCTGCCGCTGGTAGGGCAGCGGATGGTAGAGTTCCCAGCCGAGCTCGCCTTCATAGTTGACGCGCAGCATGCGCACGTCGGTGGCAAGGCCGACCGTGCCGGACTTGACGCCGAACCACGGGAAGGCCTCGTTGGAAAGGTCCATCTCGGTAAGGCCCTGCAGCACCTCTCGGGCCTTGGGGCCGACGACGGTGAAGCAGCCGCGCTCGTTGGTGACGTTGCGAAGCTGCACGCTGCCGTCCTTCGGCAGCAGCTTCGACAGGTCGTCGAAATTCCAGCGCTCCGCACGCGGCGTCGAGATCAGGTAGAAGCTGCCGTCTTCGAGGCGGGCCACCACATATTCGGCCTGCACGCCGCCGTTCTTCGTCAGGTGATGGCTGAGATTGACGCGGCCCGCCTTCGGCAGGCGGTTGGCGAGGATGCCGTCGAGCCAGGCTTCGGCACCGGGGCCGGAAACCTCGTACTTGGTCATCGGCGTCATCTCGACGAGGCCGACGGCATTGCGCACCGCCTTCACCTCCTCGGCGACGTAATGGCCCTTCTGCGTCCAGCGCCAGCTATACTGGTCCTTCGCCTCAACGCCTTCCGGCGCGAACCAGTTCGGCACCTCCCAGCCGTTGAGGACGCCCCAGACGGCGCCGCGCTGCGACAGGATATCGTAGGACGGGGCGGTCTTCTGCGGGCGGGCGGCGGGCATGTCCTGGCCGGGGAAATGCAGCTCGGCATGGGTGCCCCAGCTTTCGCGTACCTTCTGGCGCGTCCATTCCTTGTTGGCGTAGTCGCCGAAGCGGCGCGGGTCGAGCTCGGACGTATCGAGGCTGTTGGCGCCCTCGACGATGCGCTCGGAGAGGTAGTAGCCGATGGCGCCGCCCCACAGGATGCCGCCGGGCACGCCCTCGGCGATCCACACATTCTCCAGCCCCCAGGCGGGGCCGACCAGCGGCAGCTCGTCGGCGGTCATCTGGAAGGGACCACGGACATTGGCCTTGATGCCGACGCGGCCGAGCGCCGGAACCATCTCCATCGCGGCTTCCCAGTTCCAGGCCACCGCGTCGAAGTCCTCTTCCACGAGATCGGCGCCGAACCATTCCGGCACGCCGTTCTCGGCGAAGAGCTTGAGGTGCTCGGTCTTCTCGTAGGGGCCGAACATCAGCCCGTCGCCCTCCTCGCGAAGATAGCCTTCGAAGCCCTCGTCGCGCAGGATCGGCATTTCCGGCAGGCCCTGGCGCTTGCGCTCGATGATCTCGGGAACGGCGTCGGTGATCCAGTACTGGTGCAGGATCGGGATGGCCGGGATTTCGAGACCGAGCATCGCGCCCGTCTGGCGGGCATAGTTGCCGGTTGCCGAGATGATGTGCTCGCAGATGATCTCGCCATTGTTGGTGATGATCTTCCATTCGCCGCCGGCAAGGCGCTCGAAGCCCTTCACCTCGGTGTTGAGGTAGATCTTCGCGCCGCGGTCGCGCGCGCCTTTCGCCATGGCCTGGGTGACGTCGGCCGGAGCGATGTGGCCGTCATCGGGATGGTAGAGCGCGGCCAGCATATCCTTGTTGTTTTCGAGCAGCGGCCAGAGCTCGCGCGCCTCCTTCGGCGTCACGAGCTCGGCGCGGATGCCCTGCACGGCGGCAACGCTCATGTAGCTCTTGTATTCGTCGAGGCGATCCCGCGTGTTGGCGATGCGCAGCTGCCCGCATTTGTGCCAGCCGACATGCTGGCCGGTCTCGGCCTCGAGACCCTCGTAGATCTCGATGGTCTTGGCGATCATTCGGCCGATATTGATGCTGCGCGCATAGGAGGGGATAAGGCCGGCAGCGTGCCAGGTGGAGCCGGCGGTGAGCTGCGTGCGCTCCAGAAGCGCGACATCCGTCCAGCCGCGCTTGGTGAGACCGTAGAGAATGGCGGCGCCGACGCAACCGCCGCCGATGACGACGGCGCGAGCATGAGTTTGCATGGAGAGGTTCCCTCGAATTGGTTTTCACCAACCTACAAACGCCCCTTCGCACTGTAATCTTGCTAAAAATTGCCAGGGGGCATAACCTCAGATTATGCACAGACTCCGCTCCCTCGTCCCGTCCGCCAACTACCTCTTCTGCTTCGAGGCCGCCGCCCGCAGGCGCAGCTTCACCGCGGCCGCGCAGGAGCTGAATGTCAGCCAGCCGGCCGTCAGCAAGACGATCCGCCTGCTGGAGGAGGCGACCGGGCTGAAGCTCTTCCGCCGCGACCACACGCGGCTGGAACTGACGGCGGAAGGCCAGCGGCTCTACAAGGAAACGCAGGAGGCCTTCGACCATCTGCACATGGTCATTTCGTCGCTGCAGCAGAAGCATTCCAACGATGTGGTGCGCGTATCCTTCTCCGCCTCCTTCGTGCAGCTATGGCTGCTGCCCCGGCTGAAGGACTTCAAGGCCAAGCACCCGGACATATCGCTGCGCATCGAGGAAAGCAGCCGCGACGACCAGGACCTAGTGGAAGAGGATATCGACCTTTCCGCCCGCCTCGGCAACGGCAAGTGGCCGGGCATCCATTCCTGGCGCTTCGTGACGGAAGAGGTTCTGCCGGTGTGCAGCCCGGATTACCTGAAGGAGCACGCGCCGATCCGCGAGCCCGCCGACCTCCTCCAGCATACGCTGTTGAATTTCGAGGAGCGGCATCGCACCCGCCTCGCCTGGCGCGAATGGCTGGAACGGCATGCGGTTCCCGTGGCGCGGCTGAAGCAGGATTTCGTTTTCACCGACGCGCTCGGTTCCATCGAGGCGGCGGTGCTCGGCCAGGGCATCGCGCTCGGCTGGAAGCATCTGGTGCGCGATCACATAGAGGCCGGGCGGCTGGTATTCCCGCTGCGGGAATCCTACCGCTCAGGACACGCGATCCACATCGTCATGCCCGCCCAGCGCCCGCCGAAACGGGGAACGGAACTCTTCCGCGACTGGCTGATCGAGCAGGATGCCGACGCGGACGTGCCGGTCTGAACTTCAGGCCTTGCGATCCTTCGGCTGGCCGAACACATAGTCCGTCACCTTCGGCAGAAACGTGTCGGAGCGATAGCTCCGTGGCTTCTCGCCGACCGCGCTGCCGGTGTTGAGGATGCCGGCCTGATAGTCGTCGGCAAAGAGGCTGTAGGGATAGGGTGCCTCGATGGCGCTGGCCGCATCGAGCGCGGCGCGCTGGCTGGCGGTCAGGTCGAAATCGAGCGCGGCGAGATTGTCGTCAAGCTGCTCGAGCCTGCTTGCGCCGACGATGGCGGCGGCGACACCCGGACGGTTCACCACCCAGTTGAGCGCCACCTGCGCCATGCTGCGCCCCGCTTCGGCGGCCACCGCCTCCAGAGCCGCGACGATGCGCACATTGCGCTCGGTGAAGAGGCCGAGGCCGCTGCCGGAAGAATCGAGCGCGAGCCGCCCCTCCTTCGCGCCGGAGCGGTATTTCCCCGAAAGCAGGCCCATGGCGAGCGGACTCCAGGCAGTGATGCCGAGGCCGAGCGTTTCGGCCAGCGGCACGAATTCATGTTCGATGCTGCGTTCCACCAGCGAATAGGGAAGCTGCAGGCTTATGGGCTGGGAGAGCGCATGGGCCTCGGCCCAGGTCTGGGCCCGCGCCGCATACCAGCCGGGCACGTCGGAGAGACCCGCGTGGCGTATCTTGCCCGCCCGCACGAGATCGTCGAGCGTGCGCATCACCTCCTCCACCGGGGTCATGCGGTCCCAGGTGTGCAGCAGATAGAGGTCGATATAGTCCGTCTTCAGCCGCTTCAGCGAGGCATCGACCGCGCGCATGATGTTCTTGCGCCCGTTGCCGCCGGCATTCGGGTTGCCGGGCGCCAAGTTGTTGGAAAACTTGGTGGCGATGACGACATGGTCGCGCAGGCCCGCCTCGGCGACGAAGCTGCCGACAAGGCTCTCGCTCATGCCGCCCGCATAGGAATCGGCCGTATCGATGAAATTGCCGCCGGCCTCGACATAGCGCCGGAAGATGGCGCGGGCGCTCGCCTCGTCGCTGCCCCAGGAGCCGCCGATGCCGCGGATACCGGCATTGCCGAAGGTCATGGTGCCGAGCGCGAGGCGGCTGACCCGCAATCCGGAGCGGCCGAGGAGATAATAATGGTCGAGCGACATTGTCGGTCCTATCGTCTTACGTGGAGCTACATGCTGCCCATATAGGGGCGGCGCACCGTGCTCTGCTGCACATAATTGATCATGGTGATGAAGTCGAAGACCGGCCGGCCGGTCGCCGCCTGAACCGCATGGGCATAGGGCGGCAGGTCGCTGCATTCGAGCAGGATCGACCGCACATCGGGATTCTCCTCGACGAGCCGCCGGGCGACATCAGTCACCTCGCGCTCGATGGCCGCCGAATCCAGCGTGCCGCGCTCTTCGAGGATCGCCTCACGGAACTCCGTCTGCTCCTCCATGCCGGCAATGGCGAGCGGCACGTGATCCCCGACATTGCAGGCGGAAAAGTGTCGGCGGGTCAGCCTGGAGGCATTGGCGGTGATGACGCCGACGCGCCCGCCGCAGAGCACATGCATGAAGGGGATCTGCATGAGGCTGGAGAGGAAGACGGGAATGTCGACGGCCGACGCCACCTCTTCCTGGAAATAGGCCATGAAGCCACAAGCCCCGGTGATCGCCTTGACGCCGCGGTTCTGCAATTCGACCGCCGCCTCCACGAAGACCTCCTTGAGGGCCGGGTCGCGCTGGTTCAGCAGCCGGTCGATCGAGGCGCCGCGCACCTCCTGGAACCGCACCGGATAATCATAGGTGGTCGCATTGCCGACATTTCCCGGCACGCAAGGATAGGCCGCGTCGAGGATGAGGATACCGATCTGCTCGCCGTACCACGACTGCGTCCGCCGCGTGACCGTGTAGACAGTCATCGTTGGTGTCTCCAGATAATCATGTCAGGGAGGACGGGGGAGCCGCGCTCCCCCGCTTTATGGCCTACTCAACGAGGCGCGGCGCGCCGGTCTCGGCGGCGGTGCCGTCAAGGCCGTAGGACTTGAGGATGGTCACGATCGTGCCGTCCGCATGCATGTCGGTGATCGCGGCGTCGAGGGCGACACCGAATTCCTTGGCGCTCAGCGCATAGGGGAAGGCCGCCTGCGCGGCTTCCTTGGTCGCCTTCACGCGGTCGTCCGGCGCGGCGACATTGACCTTGACGTCACCCAGCGCGCCCTTCTGCGCAGCGACGACGCCGGTCGAATAGCCGTCCACCGCCACATCGATGCGGCCGGAGGACAGGTCCTGCTGCATGTTGACCGAGTTCGGGTAGAGCTTCAGCGAGCCGCCCAGCATGGCCTTGAGGTCGGCGACCCAGAGATAGCCCTGCACCGTGCCGACCTGTTTGCCTTCGAGGTCGGAGACGTTCTTGAAGCCTTCCTTCGAATAGATGCCCATCTGGTCGGTATAGAGCGGGGCGGAAAGGCTCATGACCTTGGCGCGCTCGGCCGTGCGGTACCAGTCGCCGGTGGTGATGTCGGCCTGACCGGAGAGCACATACTGGATGGCCGCGGCCGGGTCGACCGCGATGGCCTTGACCTTCAGGCATTCGCGCTTGGCGAATTCGGCGGCGATATCGCCGTCGATGCCCTTCATGTTGCCGCTGTCGTCGACGAAGGAATGGGGAACGAAGGTGGTGACGGCGACCGTCAGCGTGCCGGCCTCGATGGTGGAGAACTGGTGCTTCGGCGTGCAATCCTCGGCAGAGGCGATCCCGGCCGAAAGGGCCAGGCCGGCGATGCCGGCAAGGAGGAACTGCGTGGTGGTCGTGATTTTCGGCATGCAGGTGTCCTTTCAGCTTGGTTTCAACGTTGCGCGTAGAGGCCGGCGCGCCTTTCGACGTGATTGACGAGAAGTGCGGCGGGAATGGAAATGGCGGCATAGAGCACGCCCGCGGCGAGAAGCGCCGGGAAGTAGCGGAAGGTGGTCGAGCCGATCTCGTAGGCCCGGCTCACCAGTTCCGGCAGTGCGATGGTGAAGCAGAGCGACGTGCCCTGGAAGATCAGGATCGAGAAGCCGAGCAGCGCCGGCAGCGCGACCCGTAGGCCCTGCGGCAGCAGCACGTAGCGCAGCTCGTCGAACCGATTGAGGCCGAGCGCTTCGGCCGCCTCCCGCTGGCCGTGGGCGACCGATTGCAGGCTGGCGCGGATGATCTCGCTGGTATAGGCGCCGGTGTTCCAGGCAAGTGCGATCACCGCGGCCGAGAAGGAGCCGAGCGTCAGCCCGGTCGTCGGCAGGCCGAAATAAATGAACTGCAGCAGCACCAGCGCCGGCGCGCCGCGACCGACCTCGACCAGGAAGAGGCTGAGCCCCTTCAGGAAGCGGCTCTTTGCCAGCACCCCGAGCGCCAGAACGAGGCCGAAGGGAATGCCGATAGCGAGGCTGAGCGCCGTCACCTGGAGGCTGATGGAAAGGCCGCCCAGAAGGTCCGGCAGCCAGGCGGCAATTTCGTCTTGGGTCGGAAACATCAGCGTGCCACCTTTGCCCGGAGATAACCATCGGCAACGCGCGAGAGCCAGGCGATGGGCAGGCTCAGCAGCACGTAGAACAGGCCGACCAGCGCGAAGACCTCCAGCCCCCGGAAGGTGAGCTGCGACAGCTGGTTGCCCTGATAGGCAAGCTCGGCCACGCCGATGGTGGAGGCAACCGCGGTCTCCTTCATGAGGCCGATGAGGTAGCTTGCCGCGGAGGGCAGCGCGACGCGGAAGGCCTGCGGCGCGACGATGTCGCGGAAGGTCGACCAGCGGCCGAGATCGAGCGCGGCGGAGGCCTCCCACTGGCCGTGATGGATGGAGGCGACGGCGCCGCGGTAGATTTCCGCCATGTTCGCGGCCGCGATCAGGCCGAGGCCCATCAGCGCGGCATTGAAGGGATTGATCGGCATGACGCTCATGCCGAGACCGAAGAAGATGATGAAGAGCCAGAGGATCGGCGGGATGGCGCGCACGATCTGGATGACGGTCATGGCGAGGAAGCGGACCGGCCAGAGCCGGCTCTGCCGCGCGGCGAGCAGGGGAACGCCGAGCACGGCGCCGATGAGGAACGCCCCACCGGTGAGCGCGACGGTCCAGACGAGGCCCCGCAGCAGCGGCACGAAGTCCGCCGCGTTCATCGGTCGTGCACCGCGCGCAGGAAGCGCTTCGTGCGCTCCTCCCGCGGATTGCGCATGACGTCCTTGGACGGCCCCTTCTCGATGATGTTGCCGTCGGCCATGATCATGACCGTGTCGGAGACGTTCTCGGCAAAGCCCATCTCGTGGGTGACGACGATCATCGTCATGCCGCTTTCGGCAAGCTCCCGCATGACGGCGAGGACTTCCAGCCCAAGCTCCGGGTCGAGCGCCGAGGTCGGTTCGTCGAACAGCATGATCTCCGGATCGAGGGCGAGCGCACGGGCAATCGCGATGCGCTGCTGCTGGCCGCCGGAACACCGCACGGGAAACTGCCCCGCCTTGTCGGCAAGGCCGACGCGCTTGAGCAGCTGCATGGAGCGCTCACCGGCTTCCGCCCGGCTGCGGCCGAGCGTTCGCTCCTGCGCGAGGCTGACATTGCGCAGCACCGACATGTGCGGGAAGAGGTTGAAGGACTGGAACACCATGCCGACGCGGCGGCGAAGGCCCGACAGTTCCGGCCGCCCCACCGGCCGCGCGGCGTCGATCGTCATGGAGCCGATGGAGATCGTGCCGCCGTCCGGCGGCTCGAGATAGTTGATGCAGCGCAGGAGCGTGCTCTTGCCCGAGCCGCTCGGCCCGATGATGGCGAGCACTTCACCGGAACGCACCTCCAGATCGATGCCGTCGAGAACCGTATGGCTGCCGTAATGCTTGCTGAGGGATGTGAGGCGAATGAGCACGTTGTCGGAGGCTGGCATCATTTCAGGTTATGCCCCGCTCCGTCCGCGACGCGGCCGACCTTCGCTTCGAAGATAAAGGATGGCTTCAAGCAGACCATCATGTCCCCCCATAAAGCGGCCTCCGCGCGCCAGCCTGACGGGCTGGTCGCCTCCGAACCGCTCTTTCGTGCAAATGGCCGCCGGATGATCCGTTTCGGCCGTGTTCCCTTGTTATTTCAACGGATGTTAACACTCTGACACATGCTGAGCAGGCAGAAAAAATTGCACACCCGCCAAACCTGAAGTTATGCCGTTGGTCATGGGGAATGGCGCCGGCAAAGCATGGCGTCAGGCAGCGGATTGCCGGAAGCCTCCGGCCTCCGGCACCGCGAATGGCAGATCTCAGTTGATCGAGACGAAATTGCCGCCCTTGTCGAACCAGCAATTGAAGAAAGCCGTGCCCTTGCCGTCAGGATAATTGCCCTGCACGACATAGCCCCGGCCGCTCATGAAGGGCCGGTTCGTCGTGATGCGCGATGGCCGGACGCGGAACTGCGCGGAGACTTCGCCGCGGCAATAGGCCGGCATCATACCGAGCGCGACGCCATCGGAGCGGCGGCGTGGCCGGCTTTCCCCATAGCCGCCACCGTCCTCGTCCTGCATCTGCGCGGCGCGGTCGCCCTTGACGCGGCACACGCCGTTCGCCCCGCCCGGTCCCGTATAGGAGACATCGGGGCTGCCGTCGCGATTGACGGAGACGGAAATGGTCAGCCGGCCGAGGCGGGCCTCGTAGTAATTGTTGTTGAAGCGCTTCAGCCGGGCCTCCCGGCCGTTGATGAAGACCGGCCCGCCTTCATCGGCATGCACGCTCACCCGGCCCGGACACGCGGCGTTGAAGAAAGGAACCTTTGCCTCCGCGGCAGAGGCGAACAACGCTCCCGCGGCCACGAGAACGGCAGTGAAAATCGGCTTGTGCATGGAGAACTCCCTCCGGGTTTCGCCCGGATACTTTGCCGCCTTCAAGACCGATTGCAAGAGGCGGCGCATGGATGACTCTTTCGCGTCAAGAAGGGCTGCGCGCCGCGTGAAATCCACTATTTTGATCCGGTCTGATTCGGCCATGGCGGGAGAAAAGCAATGCGCGCAACACTGAACGACCTTGCGAGGGACCTTGCGGCGGGCAAGGTCACGGCCGCGCAGCTCATCGAGGAGTCGCTGGCGCGCATCGCCGAACCGGCGGGAGAAGGCGCACGCGCCTTCGTGAAGGTCCATGCCGAAAAGGCCCGCGTCGCGGCGAAGGCCGCCGACGAACTGCGCAGGGCCGGCCTCGCCCCCTCGCGCTTCGCCGGCATTCCCATCGCCGTGAAGGATCTGTTCGACCTTGCCGGCGAGCCGACTCCGGCAGGTTCCACGGTGCTGGCCGATGCCGCGCCTGCGACGAGCGATGCGCCCGCCATCGCCCGCCTCAAGGCCGCCGGCTTCATCGTCGTCGGCCGCAACAACATGACCGAATTCGCCTTTTCCGGCGTCGGCATCAACCCGCATTACGGCACGCCCGCCAATCCCTACGACCGGGCAACCGGCCGCATTCCAGGCGGCTCCTCCTCCGGTGCCGCCGTCAGCGTGGCGGACGGCATGGCGGCGGCCGCCATCGGCTCGGATACCGGCGGCTCCTGCCGCATCCCCGCCGCGCTCTGCGGCATTGTCGGCTACAAGCCGACGGCCAGCACAGTGCCGCTTGCCGGTGCGCTTCCGCTCTCCTTCACGCTCGATTCCATCGGCCCGCTGGCAAACAGCGTCGATTGCTGCGCCAGCCTCCACGAGATCCTGAGCGGCACCTCGCTTGATCAGGAAAGCCAGTGCGGCGTCGCGGGCCTGCGCATCGCCGTGCCGCAATCCGTCGTCTTCGACGGCATCGAGCCGCATGTGGCGAGAACCTTCGAGGCGGCCCTCAAGCGCCTTGCCGAAGCCGGTGCGGTGGTGAGCGAGATCGCGCTGAAGGAATTCGAGATGGTCGGCCAGATCAACGCCAGGGGCGGCTTCCCGGCCCCGGAGGCGCTCGCCTGGCACCGCGACCTCCTCGAGGAACACGGCGAGGCCTACGACCAGCGCGTGCGCGCCCGCATCCTGCGCGCCCGGGAGCAAACGGCTGCGGACTATATCGATATGCTGCACCTGCGCCGCGCCTATATCGAGGCGACGAACCGCGCGATCTCGGCCTATGACGTCCTCGCCATGCCGACCGTGCCGATGGTCGCCCCGGCCATCGGCACGCTGGAAGCCGACAACGATCTCTTCGTGAAGACCAACCTGACCCTGCTGCGCAACCCGGCGCTGATCAACATGCTGGACGGCTGCGCCATCTCGCTGCCGGCCCATGCCGAGGGGGAAGCCCCCGTCGGTCTTATGCTCGCCGCCGCCGGCGGCAGGGACGCCGCGCTCCTTGCCAACGCGCGGGCGGTGGAGGCGGCATTGCGGCGCTAGAGCCGCGGCCCATCCCCCTGATGCGCGATCTGCTTGAGGCCGCGCAGCGCATCCTCCACGTCCCGCCGCCCCGTCGCCGCTTCCGGATAGACGGCATAGGCGGGATAGGTGAATTCGGGCGCGCCCTCGACGCGTTCGAGCTCGCCGGACGCAAGATGGCGCGCCACCGTTCCCTTGCGGAAATAGCCCATGCCGCCGGCGCGCAGGATGTAATGAAGGGCGAGCGGCCCGAAGCCCACCTGCAACGCCGGCTCGGCAAAGCCGGCAAGCCCATAGCCACCCTGCCCGGCGAACTGCGATCCCCAGTCGACATGCACATAGTCCGGCTCGCGCTCCTCGCCGGCCTTGCGCACGAGGACAAGCTCCTCTTCCTCGATCAGCTCCACCTTGAAGCCCGGCATCAGCTTGGGCGCATAGAGCACAGCGATGTCGAGCACGCCGGTACGCAGCTGTTCCAACAGCTGGTCGGGAATACCGACCGCCGCGTGAATGGCGATCTCGGGACAGTTCCCCTTCATCCAGACCAGCCAGTCGAGCAGCAACGGGTTCCACAGGCTGACCTCGCCGCCGACCGCGACGACCGAAGTGCGGCCGGGCGGAACGGTGAGCTGCTGGCGCGCCCGCTCCCACACCTGCACGAAGGACTGCGCGAAGCGTTCGAATTCCCGCCCCGCCGGCGTCAGCGCGGCACCGTTGCGGGTGCGGACGAAGAGTTTGCGCCCGAGCGCCTCCTCCAGTGTGCGGATACGCGCGCTCACCGTGGTCTGGGTGATGTACAGCCGTTCCGAGGCCTTGAGGAAACTGCCCGTATGGACGATCTCAAGAAAGGTGCGCGCCCGGTCGATATCCATGGAAAGCCCCGCTCGATGCAATTTTCTTGCAGCTATAGCGCATTCGACGCGGCAGGGCTTGCCCTTTAATCCTTCGGCCGCTGCATTTCCCGCCGCAGTTCGGCAAGCGCCCGGCGCATGCCGTGCAGCTGGTCCATCAGATGAAGGATGACGTCGATGCCGGCCTCGTTCGCCCCGATGCCGGATTGCAGTTCACCGATCAGCCGCGCCCGGGCGACATCGATTTCCGAAAAGCTCAGGCCCGACGGCGTCCTTTCCGGCAGAAGCCATTCCTGCTCGATCCACAGTTCCAGCACCGTCACCTTCAGGCCGGAGGTCTTGAGGAACTCGTCCTTGCTCATCGCCATGATCAGGCCTCCTCACGCGGATTGAACGCCTGCCCCTTCGCCCAGCCGGCCACGAAAGCCTCGAGCTCGGCATCGGGCGGGCTCGGCAGCACCACCTTCAGCTTGACGAACTGGTCGCCGAAGCCGCCGCCGCGCTTCGGCGCGCCCTTGCCCTTCAGCCGCAGCGTCGTGCCGGTGTTGGAGCCCTTCGGCACCGTCATCGTCACCGCGCCGGTCGCCGTGGGAACATGGACACGCCCACCGAGGACCGCCTCGCTCAGGGAAACGGGCAGCTCGATGGTAATGTCGTCGCCCTCGCGGGAAAAGCGCGGATCGGCCAGCACCTCCACCTCGATCAAGGCATCGCCCGGCCCGCCCGTGCCGAGACCCGGCGCGCCCTTGCCCTTGAGGCGGATCGTCTGGCCGCTGACGAGGCCCGGCGGGATCTTCACGTCCAGCGTGCCACCGTCCGGCAGGGTGATGCGTCTCGTGGCACCGGCGATGGA
Coding sequences within:
- a CDS encoding amino acid ABC transporter permease — protein: MNAADFVPLLRGLVWTVALTGGAFLIGAVLGVPLLAARQSRLWPVRFLAMTVIQIVRAIPPILWLFIIFFGLGMSVMPINPFNAALMGLGLIAAANMAEIYRGAVASIHHGQWEASAALDLGRWSTFRDIVAPQAFRVALPSAASYLIGLMKETAVASTIGVAELAYQGNQLSQLTFRGLEVFALVGLFYVLLSLPIAWLSRVADGYLRAKVAR
- a CDS encoding amino acid ABC transporter ATP-binding protein, giving the protein MMPASDNVLIRLTSLSKHYGSHTVLDGIDLEVRSGEVLAIIGPSGSGKSTLLRCINYLEPPDGGTISIGSMTIDAARPVGRPELSGLRRRVGMVFQSFNLFPHMSVLRNVSLAQERTLGRSRAEAGERSMQLLKRVGLADKAGQFPVRCSGGQQQRIAIARALALDPEIMLFDEPTSALDPELGLEVLAVMRELAESGMTMIVVTHEMGFAENVSDTVMIMADGNIIEKGPSKDVMRNPREERTKRFLRAVHDR
- a CDS encoding amidase, whose product is MRATLNDLARDLAAGKVTAAQLIEESLARIAEPAGEGARAFVKVHAEKARVAAKAADELRRAGLAPSRFAGIPIAVKDLFDLAGEPTPAGSTVLADAAPATSDAPAIARLKAAGFIVVGRNNMTEFAFSGVGINPHYGTPANPYDRATGRIPGGSSSGAAVSVADGMAAAAIGSDTGGSCRIPAALCGIVGYKPTASTVPLAGALPLSFTLDSIGPLANSVDCCASLHEILSGTSLDQESQCGVAGLRIAVPQSVVFDGIEPHVARTFEAALKRLAEAGAVVSEIALKEFEMVGQINARGGFPAPEALAWHRDLLEEHGEAYDQRVRARILRAREQTAADYIDMLHLRRAYIEATNRAISAYDVLAMPTVPMVAPAIGTLEADNDLFVKTNLTLLRNPALINMLDGCAISLPAHAEGEAPVGLMLAAAGGRDAALLANARAVEAALRR
- a CDS encoding LysR family transcriptional regulator, which encodes MDIDRARTFLEIVHTGSFLKASERLYITQTTVSARIRTLEEALGRKLFVRTRNGAALTPAGREFERFAQSFVQVWERARQQLTVPPGRTSVVAVGGEVSLWNPLLLDWLVWMKGNCPEIAIHAAVGIPDQLLEQLRTGVLDIAVLYAPKLMPGFKVELIEEEELVLVRKAGEEREPDYVHVDWGSQFAGQGGYGLAGFAEPALQVGFGPLALHYILRAGGMGYFRKGTVARHLASGELERVEGAPEFTYPAYAVYPEAATGRRDVEDALRGLKQIAHQGDGPRL
- a CDS encoding chaperone modulator CbpM; protein product: MAMSKDEFLKTSGLKVTVLELWIEQEWLLPERTPSGLSFSEIDVARARLIGELQSGIGANEAGIDVILHLMDQLHGMRRALAELRREMQRPKD
- a CDS encoding J domain-containing protein; its protein translation is MRNPYEVLGVPSTATAAEIQSAYRKLAKKLHPDLNPGDKAAEEKFKEVAAAYDLLGDADKRKRFDAGEIDASGAERPPRQDYYRNYAGGQAEHPYADASGFADFMDGDDIFADLLRRGQKARANRRGEDRHYHLEIGFADSIAGATRRITLPDGGTLDVKIPPGLVSGQTIRLKGKGAPGLGTGGPGDALIEVEVLADPRFSREGDDITIELPVSLSEAVLGGRVHVPTATGAVTMTVPKGSNTGTTLRLKGKGAPKRGGGFGDQFVKLKVVLPSPPDAELEAFVAGWAKGQAFNPREEA